The following is a genomic window from Brachionichthys hirsutus isolate HB-005 chromosome 10, CSIRO-AGI_Bhir_v1, whole genome shotgun sequence.
TCTCACATTAAGTTCCTGTAAGCTTGTCGCAGCTGCTGTGTGGGATTACAAGTGTTCTGACTCATGATGATGAAATCAATATAGCTCTTGACAAATCAGTATTACATAAGGAAAAAGGTCATGTTTGATACAACCATTGTCATTATTCTGTTATTAACACTGGTGCAATTTATTGTGTTGTCGAtcctgtgttttcctctcctatGGGTTTACAACATGCTGAGACTTCCTAAATATTTCTCTTATTCATGTCATAATTGTACAATTGCTTCCAaagtttatctttttttttgactctGACAAATTTGGAGGCAACACACTATTTGACATCAATTGCACTTTTTGAGTCACGTCCCTCACATGCCAGTCCAAGCTATGCAATGTAATGTACACCCCACAGCCGGTTATCTTCATGCATATGACAATTTTAGCACAAACAATCAAACTTGATATTCAGTTTGCATCTTTATATGAATGGGTTtttgtgtatatgtatgtaagAATAAATATTGTTCTGTAATTATTCTTGTGAATTTACTATTTACACAGAGCTGAGATGTGAGATGCAAAAAAGCTAAAGACTGTATATAGCCTTGACACGAGAGtagaaagaaaaatcatcacGCTTTGAACTTTTAAAttgaaaaatcaaaatcaatcaaaatctttatttgcagacacaatggtccaattaaaatgaaaaataaataatgcacagtCATGAAACGGGCAAGCTTTGCATagcaaaacaaatacattttaataattgaTTAGTTTATCTgttgaaaacatgaaatacagCACGGCAGTGCTGGGAAGATATGACTGGATGAAAGGACTCTCCTCTTGGCTAATATCTTCAATGAAGaagagtaaaaagaaaagaaaaacatattccAGACGAAAAGATATCACTCTGATGAGTTTGAATTGAAACCAGGAAATAGGGGGTGGGGAGAGATTCGATTGGTTAAAACAGCCCGTGACGCAGCACAAATGAGCGTCCCTTCCGCCTTCCCTTcttccttcacttcctgcagagggAGTGTTGTTGCTGCTTTACGTTATAAGAAAAATGGCAACCGCCGCGGCGACcggagaggagctgaagaaggagcTCACGTGTGCCATTTGTTTGGACTATTTCAAAGACCCCGTCATACTGAAATGTGGACATAATTTCTGTCGCTTTTGCATCTGCATGCACTGGGACGAAAATGGCGGAGACTACGGCTACCAGTGTCCCCAGTGCCGCACGGTAAGTTCACATATGCCTGTGTGTTTTTACGGGTgtttctttcctttattttcttctctcaACATATTTTAGTAAAGCTGTTACGACAATGACTCCGTCGGTAGCTGGCTGAGGGTAGACTTTCGCCACGTAatgcgtgtttttattttgttatctgTCGTCGTTGCCATGATAACTGGTGACATCACGAGGTTAGCGTCTCCAAGCTAACTCCCGCGGAGTAACTTCCGGGTCCCGTTTTACGCCGCGTGATTTCAGCGCCTCTCTCGTTTGTCTCCGCCGGCCCCAGGTGTTCAGTAAGAGGAGCTTCACGAAGAATTACCTGGTGCAAAATCTGGTGGCCAAGCTGGACGACTTGGCGCGTTTGGGGCCGTTCTCCCCGCCGCCGGCGCCCGTTCACGCGGACGGGAAGTGTGACCTCCACGGAGAAGAGCTGAAGCTCTACTGCCAGACGGACAAGAGGTCCATCTGCGTCGTCTGCAGAGAGTCCAGGGCGCACAGGTTGGTCGTGCGCTCGCCTCTGTTCCCGTTAGGAAATAGCAGACATGCTTTTGGGCCCCATCCCCATGGAAACGgcattgtttttttatgttgttgttatttttgctgTAGTTGCATTCATTATGAACTTCGATGCCAAGTAGCCAAACGCATCCTGACCAATTCAAATGCGAGACTTCATCAGgaagaagtttgtttttttttaccagaacTGGGCATAAGTCAAATCTTATTGGTTTGTGTGCCAATTCCAGTGGTTTGTGCGCCGGATCGCCTTTTAAGATGAAACAAAAGGACTTTAGTGCGGTTGAATTTCGGATCTGTGACGTTTCGAACGAGTGGATCTCGACTCCATTTTTCTAACGCATCATTGTTGAGCGCTGATCTGGTCGTTTTGAAACGAACAGGAATGTTACTGCGTTCAAATTTAGCAAGAATGACTTTTGCTCTTGAAGTGTTAATATCTATTTTGTGGCACGAGCGAGGCATTTTTGGTCGTGTGGGTGTTGTTGTTGGCGTCGGGCTGGAAATGACTCAACCGTTATTGTCTAAATCATCAGCAGGCCTTTTTTAGGAACACGGTGAGCTACCAGCCCCCGACCATTTCTACACGTTTCATTTCAGACACCACGATGTAGCGCCGGTTCCAGAAGTTGTGAGCGATATGAAGGTTAGTAAATTCATCCTCGCGATGACCTCGATCTTTCGGTCATCGTCTGTGCGTTTGGTCGATGGGTTGAGGATTCTAAATGTCACTTATGCTGTTCACAATGTGGAATAAACCGTATTCCTGGTCCGTGATGTCGTGTCCTCGTCTTCACGGCCCTTCCTGTCCACACTTTGTTACAGATGGAGTTTGAACTGAGGCTAATTCAGCTCAACTGGCAGAAGGCTCAGTGTGTAAAAGTTGTAAAAGCTGACCGGCTCACCAAAAGTGAAGTGAGGGTCAGTACATTTCCAGACtcctttttgtttccatggaaaccgtTTACTCTCGGTGACTTTGAAtggtggtctttttttttttttttttgcggagTATCCAGagttttcatcttttatttgttgcttAAATTTGGCCAGTGTTTGTCCACCTTCCGGGCTTTGactctttttctctctgctcctgatCTCTCATCAATCCTAGCCTTTGCCTTGACCCTTTGAACTTTGCTCCCCAGTTGAAGAAGATGAGACTGAAGGAGAAGATTGAGTCGGATGTCGGCGCTCTGGTCCAGTTCCTGCTGGACGAGCGAGACTCCCTGCTGGACAGCCTCGACGCCGACGAGGTGGCCACCATGGCCGTCATAGACGACAACTTGGAGACCGTGGAGGCCGAGATGGAAGCTTTCGAGAAAGCGACAGACGACATCCACAACCACCTCAGCAGTACAAGTAGCATTGAGGTCAGTCTGGCGTGTCGGTCCATCACCACGACGACATACGGGCGGCATTTCTGCCAATGGAAGGAAATGATCTCAAGCAAAAGTAGTGAGATTGTATATTTCATTAAAAGTATTCTGGAATGGTAAACGGGAACATGCAGGAAAACCATCATGGATAATAGTGTGAGAAATAATACGTCGATAATCgaaatgcttttcttcttccaaCAGAGCATGTCCAAGACGTTGAGCGAGTAAGTGatgagtttttgtttgttccttttcttcGAGGTTAGGGATGTGTTTTTGAATATAACCACTGAAAACTAAACATGAACCTGGTGAGATGAGACATGAGGTTTAAGTTGATTCATTTCATTCCATCTTGACTTTTACTCTCCAGAACTACACAAGCGCATTCATTTAAACCATTTTCTCTGTGTTCAGAATCATCCACTGCAAGACGTTCACGCCTCCGGAGCGGGTCAATTGTCAGCCTGAATTTACGGACTTCTCGGGACCGTTCCAGCTCATCATGTGGAAGAAGATGATGCATGTGCTGCACACCAGTGAGTTCACGCACTCACAAGAGTCTGGGTTTTCTGCTTGAAGGAAAGTTTCATCAGCGAAGGGcggatcttttttttctaactGTCGGTTACTAAGACTTCCTGTTCGGAGTTTCCAAAGACGGGCAGATTATTTGCTCTCTGAATATTTACagtatcttttcttttttttatcatgtacATACTTTTACATGCATCATCACTTGCAGACTGCCGTAAAAGAGAGTGATGATTtactcttcccctctctctagTGCCTCAGAACCTCACCTTGGACCCAGACACCGCTCACGGGAACCTGCTCATCTCAGACTTTGACACGAAGGTGGAGGAGGGCCGTGTTCGGGGCCAGGAGCCGGACCTGCCGTCCCGCTTCAACCGGTTCTGCGGCGTCCTCGCCACCGCCCAATACGCCAGCGGCCAGCACTACTGGGAAGTGGACGTGAAGGACAAAGGTGTCTGGTACCTGGGAGTCACCACCGAGGGCAGCAACAGGAAGGGCTTTGTCTGCCTCACCCCATCCTCGGGGTACTGGAGCCTGTGCTTGCAGGACCGGCTGTATGCCAACGGGGAGCACGGGCGCATCCCGGTCGCAGACTACTGGAACTCTCCTCGGGTCGGCGTGTACCTGGACTACGACAACGGTCGTCTTTGTTTCTACGACGCAGTTACGATGAAAAGCCTGTACACGTTCGACACCTGCTTTGAAGAGCCCGTCTACCCGTTCTTCAGCCCGGGGAAGTATGATCCAGGCAGCAGGCTGCAGATATGCCACTATTACTGAGCTGTGTTCAGTCAGTGATTCAGGCAACCCGTGTACTCCAGTGATTTTTATgcgtttttttgggggggggggtgtattttaTCGGTCTATTCTGGAGAGCGAGGGTAATGTCAGCCCTCGCTGTATGTGTCTCTGCTCTAAAGTTTCAAGTTTCTCACTGATTTTACCCTTTAGTTTTGAGGAGGCTCTCAttccatttttaaatatttttggtGGCCGTGCGCTCTAGTATTATACCCACCACCCctaatgctgggggggggggggggggcggcaagGAGAGGTGTTGACTGTCTCACTGTCTGCTGGGATTCAGATCCTCTTATTGATCGGAGGGGATGTAGAGCTGTTCTCTCAGCAGCCAtacttgtgtatgtgtgtgaatgtatatATGAGCGGCTTTGGCCTGGTAGGGGCGGCGCTGCTGCCTTGTTGGGTTgaatgtgatgggggggggggagacaagaACAGGTGACTCCAAATTTTCAATATGTACTGTGGCTTCAGAAACATGTCAGCAGTTTACTGGGGTTATTTTGTGGACGTCCTGAAcccttgtgtcttttttttttattggctacATTCCTGAGTCACATTTAGTGTGTGTAGAAGGTATGAAGTCAGGGGTAGTTTGTTTTGTTGGGGgaattttgaaaaagaaaagtggaaacATTTTCTATGTCTGAAAAGACAATATTCCAAAACTGATGGGTGACACGGCGGCTTTATGGAAATCTGTTCTCTTCACAACCAATAGCCTCAAATGTAATCCGATTACAACATGCAGAGACAGGCCGGTCAAATAGATGTCTGAATGTTCGTACTTGGCTGTCCCGGCGTCTCGCTGACTTGAGACGTCCCACAGGTTGAAGGCTGCATTGAACTCCTTGGAGAAAAACTGTGAACATCAAATTCTGACAAAAAaatttttgggtttttttgctcCTCAACAAATGTCGAACTCTGTAGGGAATGTTTCTATTGAAGAGTCTATGCTTTTAAGCTGTAATATCGGACTTTATTGGTAAAGCGTTCTTCATTCAGATTCGGTAGAAACTTCCTGTTTTCAAGTTGCATTAGCAAAATCCTTAAATTCAGAGTTTGCCGTGAAACTTGCTTTATTCATTCCTCGCTATCCTACTGGTTTCAGTGCTGCAGGTTGATCCCGATTCATTTTACTGTcccgtgtttttgttttgtttttaaatcgcTTTTATTGTTGGCATTTCTGAATGTACATGATTTATTCTCCTCCTATAAACACGTGGCTCAACCATcttaaatatttccttttcttttatttgcttgtGGGAGTGATGGATGGAATGTTGAGCATTTTACAGTCATGGATTAACTTTCAATATTGTGTAGCACTGTAAACAAATATgacatttgataaaaaaaaatgtgtgcatACAACCAGTCTCATCGACACgcttgagttttatttttttgtacttttaagGTGTCCATTGGTCAGTGTCATAACTTTCATCCCTTTGAAGAGGTTTCCCTGCATGGCTGTTGCTGCCTGATGGATATTCTTGTTGCTGATGTGAGAAAACGGGTCTTGTCTTGAGTCGGCTGTAGAGATCTGCGTTTAATGAATGGCTGCTTGAATGGTTGGCCGTGCGGTGTGGTAGAGATACACAAACATGAATAATCTGCTTGATAATACTCATTAAATCTCAACGCAACAGTTCAACATACGGCAATGTGACGTCATGCAACGGATTCTGAATGTCCAAATAATTCACTCGGTCAAGCTGTCCGTTACGTGTGGAGTGGCTGCAATGTAGTACTCCTACCGGAAGAGGGCGCCATATATTAGGAGGGTGAGCTGCACAGATCGGGGAGCAGCTTTTCGGTGGAGGTTTTCGCTCTGTCTAGATTTAGAATAGtgtttaatgtttttataaatacaaaGACTTACAGAAATGCTGATAATCTATCACTGCTGGATAGACGTGGAATAAAAGTTGGAGAACTAAGTTTTGAGAAGTAACTTTTAAATACCATAAGGCGATCAAGTTCAAATTACTTTTCCATTTCACTGACCATGTTGTAGACCTAATTTGTCCACAAACAGCCACTGGAAGGAATACGTCTTTTGCTCATTGCTGGTCAGGATGGGCTCCAAGTAGCTCGTTGCTCTCACGTATCCGTAACATGGAGCCGTATTATCGATGTAATGGATGTAACACAAAACGGACCATCTGGACAAGAGTTCATTGGTTCATTCTTTTATATTTACAATCATACTTTTGCCATGATTACATAAATGTGTAGATTACGTCTTGTAAGACTGTATACAGTAGGTTATTGATGCGGTATGTGCTTTATTTCAAAGTCATGGGTGGGtcagttacaaaaaaaagaaatcgggCTCAAATTAAGTTTTCCATTCGATGGGAAATGTTCAAATATCGAGGACAGACAGTC
Proteins encoded in this region:
- the trim47 gene encoding E3 ubiquitin-protein ligase TRIM47; this translates as MATAAATGEELKKELTCAICLDYFKDPVILKCGHNFCRFCICMHWDENGGDYGYQCPQCRTVFSKRSFTKNYLVQNLVAKLDDLARLGPFSPPPAPVHADGKCDLHGEELKLYCQTDKRSICVVCRESRAHRHHDVAPVPEVVSDMKMEFELRLIQLNWQKAQCVKVVKADRLTKSEVRLKKMRLKEKIESDVGALVQFLLDERDSLLDSLDADEVATMAVIDDNLETVEAEMEAFEKATDDIHNHLSSTSSIESMSKTLSEIIHCKTFTPPERVNCQPEFTDFSGPFQLIMWKKMMHVLHTMPQNLTLDPDTAHGNLLISDFDTKVEEGRVRGQEPDLPSRFNRFCGVLATAQYASGQHYWEVDVKDKGVWYLGVTTEGSNRKGFVCLTPSSGYWSLCLQDRLYANGEHGRIPVADYWNSPRVGVYLDYDNGRLCFYDAVTMKSLYTFDTCFEEPVYPFFSPGKYDPGSRLQICHYY